Proteins from a genomic interval of Crassostrea angulata isolate pt1a10 chromosome 7, ASM2561291v2, whole genome shotgun sequence:
- the LOC128156150 gene encoding uncharacterized protein LOC128156150 isoform X1, with protein MWQIVVPVLVFGVINAVQVDFRPYDHSAELLFNGSDFNHDGIFSRDELEQEFKKYDADGDGRVSRHEYTTYVTTTTPELHDFAHALYDDYDVTGDHHLDHVDYDQYYAKLDADVDGSVTRAEFVDYWVKLFQATEHLHGHGHHG; from the exons ATGTGGCAGATAGTAGTTCCCGTACTCGTGTTCGGAGTGATCAACGCTGTGCA GGTGGACTTCCGTCCATACGACCACTCAGCCGAACTCCTCTTTAATGGATCCGACTTTAATCATGATGGCATCTTTTCCCGCGATGAATTAGAGCAGGAATTCAAAAAATACGACGCTGACG GTGATGGCCGTGTTTCCCGCCACGAGTACACCACCTACGTGACAACAACAACCCCCGAACTCCACGACTTTGCGCATGCTCTGTACGATGATTATGATGTAACTGGCGACCACCATCTTGATCATGTGGATTACGACCAATATTACGCCAAGCTTGACGCAGATG TTGATGGTTCAGTGACAAGAGCTGAATTCGTAGATTACTGGGTTAAA TTGTTCCAAGCCACAGAACACCTTCACGGCCACGGACACCACGGATAA
- the LOC128155786 gene encoding uncharacterized protein LOC128155786 gives MERLILLCALFGVAFSVQVDFRPYNQSALLLFQGSDADHDGIFSRQELDNEFVKYDANGDGRVSRHEYTEYVTLSTPSLHEFSHALYDDYDVSGDHHLDKHDYDLYYAKLDADGDGSVTQDEFVNYWVDLFIRTEHLHGAQGKK, from the exons ATGGAGCGTCTCATCTTGCTCTGTGCTCTCTTTGGTGTGGCCTTCTCGGTCCA AGTCGACTTCCGCCCATACAACCAGTCCGCCCTGCTGCTTTTCCAAGGATCTGACGCCGATCATGACGGAATCTTTTCCCGCCAAGAGCTGGACAACGAATTCGTGAAATATGACGCTAAtg GCGATGGTCGCGTTTCCCGCCACGAGTACACAGAGTACGTCACTCTGTCCACACCGTCACTTCATGAATTTTCGCATGCGCTGTACGATGATTATGATGTTTCCGGTGATCATCATCTAGACAAACACGATTATGATTTGTACTACGCCAAACTTGATGCTGACG gtgatGGATCCGTGACACAAGACGAGTTTGTTAACTACTGGGTCGAT ctTTTTATCCGAACTGAACACCTGCACGGAGCACAAGGAAAGAAGTAA
- the LOC128156586 gene encoding uncharacterized protein LOC128156586 has translation MISFLFIVCVASTPAYSQNHGHHEGLTEDQYQEHIDKYWTSSNTDNDDVLSVAELHTILAYYDLNNDGTITRHEYTTFLSAQTPELLSYAHALYDIYDADGDHHLGMQDLDKLYAKMDIDGDGTVSKTDFYNFWNQILHDLAHLHGHGHHLG, from the exons ATGATTTCCTTCTTGTTTATTGTTTGTGTGGCAAGCACACCTGCTTATAG TCAGAACCATGGACACCATGAGGGGCTTACAGAGGATCAATACCAAGAGCACATAGACAAATACTGGACGAGCAGTAACACCGACAACGATGACGTCCTCTCGGTGGCGGAACTCCACACAATACTTGCCTACTATGACCTAAACA ACGATGGAACGATCACACGCCACGAATACACAACTTTCTTGAGTGCACAGACACCAGAGCTTTTGAGCTATGCGCATGCGCTCTATGATATTTATGATGCTGATGGTGACCACCATCTAGGGATGCAAGATCTTGATAAACTCTACGCAAAAATGGATATTGATG GAGATGGTACCGTAAGCAAAAccgatttctacaatttttgGAACCAG ATTCTACATGATCTCGCTCATCTTCACGGACATGGACACCATCTAGGATAA
- the LOC128156150 gene encoding uncharacterized protein LOC128156150 isoform X2 codes for MEKLVAFVCLLGFALSVVVDFRPYDHSAELLFNGSDFNHDGIFSRDELEQEFKKYDADGDGRVSRHEYTTYVTTTTPELHDFAHALYDDYDVTGDHHLDHVDYDQYYAKLDADVDGSVTRAEFVDYWVKLFQATEHLHGHGHHG; via the exons ATGGAAAAGTTAGTCGCCTTCGTTTGCTTGCTGGGATTTGCTCTATCGGTGGT GGTGGACTTCCGTCCATACGACCACTCAGCCGAACTCCTCTTTAATGGATCCGACTTTAATCATGATGGCATCTTTTCCCGCGATGAATTAGAGCAGGAATTCAAAAAATACGACGCTGACG GTGATGGCCGTGTTTCCCGCCACGAGTACACCACCTACGTGACAACAACAACCCCCGAACTCCACGACTTTGCGCATGCTCTGTACGATGATTATGATGTAACTGGCGACCACCATCTTGATCATGTGGATTACGACCAATATTACGCCAAGCTTGACGCAGATG TTGATGGTTCAGTGACAAGAGCTGAATTCGTAGATTACTGGGTTAAA TTGTTCCAAGCCACAGAACACCTTCACGGCCACGGACACCACGGATAA
- the LOC128156149 gene encoding adenosine receptor A3-like, protein MTKSFQENNFKIVFLMCSLFSVIYTEESTHVTSLITTTGAQNQTLTDSRPWPQESVTDLSEPSTTNTEKTITTKPFNSTDLCNSSTKSRVFPEPESTFSESSTSSSFFLQYTTGETISSFNSTPLQGNSSSSESSSFPRIISVFAVIVGFAVIMINMLVIAASVRNRKLRENTNYNLVLGLSSSDFLMGLSMLMIGFRLLFPTLTTMLGWCIIVNVVFISSLIMSLYQTFCISLHRYLVLSESSWAGRLFDDNRKYYLYIGGWMTFFILYSSTVSPEGDYTHCFYKTVYGQHILVVRFTICVFGIIFLLLTLIFYFLAIHRVIKRYTNMTLPSDSRKLEDKRNKRIMKSMKLVSMILAALFLFSSPMIVSLMFSNSPQSVIVGSFAAANLNSLLNPIIYCSRIKKLRNEIKSMFCFS, encoded by the coding sequence ATGACAAAATCATTCCAGGAGAACAATTTTAAGATAGTCTTCTTAATGTGCTCGCTGTTCTCTGTCATTTACACAGAAGAATCAACACATGTAACGTCTCTAATAACAACCACTGGAGCACAAAACCAAACCCTGACCGACTCCCGTCCGTGGCCACAAGAATCAGTCACGGACTTGTCGGAGCCGAGTACCACAAACACTGAGAAAACTATAACCACCAAGCCTTTTAACAGCACCGACCTTTGCAATAGTTCCACTAAATCGCGGGTTTTTCCTGAACCAGAGTCGACTTTCTCCGAATCATCGACTTCTTCATCGTTCTTTTTACAATACACAACTGGGGAAACGATTTCATCCTTCAATTCGACACCTCTACAGGGGAATAGTTCCTCATCCGAGTCCTCTTCTTTCCCGCGAATAATATCTGTGTTTGCTGTCATTGTTGGCTTTGCTGTCATAATGATAAACATGTTGGTGATAGCGGCGTCCGTGAGGAACCGAAAGTTACGAGAGAATACTAATTACAACCTTGTCTTGGGACTATCTTCCAGCGACTTCCTGATGGGTTTGAGTATGTTGATGATTGGGTTTCGGCTTTTGTTCCCCACACTAACTACGATGTTAGGCTGGTGTATTATAGTGAATGtcgtatttatttcaagtttgaTAATGTCACTCTATCAAACATTTTGTATTAGTCTCCACCGATATCTCGTTCTCTCCGAGAGTTCCTGGGCGGGTCGCTTGTTTGACGACAATCGGAAGTATTACCTCTACATAGGTGGATGGATGACGTTCTTCATTCTGTACTCCTCCACCGTTTCCCCAGAAGGCGACTACACACACTGTTTCTACAAGACAGTATACGGCCAACACATCCTCGTTGTTCGTTTCACTATATGTGTTTTCGGAATCATCTTCCTTTTGCTAACCTTGATTTTCTATTTTCTGGCAATCCACCGAGTGATAAAACGTTACACGAATATGACATTACCTTCCGATTCAAGAAAGTTGGAGGACAAGAGGAATAAGAGGATAATGAAGTCCATGAAACTAGTGAGCATGATCCTAGCGgctctgtttttattttcaagtcCTATGATTGTCTCCCTTATGTTTTCCAATAGTCCACAGTCCGTCATTGTTGGCTCTTTTGCTGCAGCCAATTTGAACTCTCTTCTAAATCCTATTATATATTGTTCTCGTATCAAAAAACTGCGAAACGAGATtaaatcaatgttttgttttagttAG
- the LOC128155784 gene encoding uncharacterized protein LOC128155784, producing the protein MISSLLVIFGASTTIYCQNHGHHEFTEAQYQQHITELWTGSNYDNNDVLSLVELHDVFVHYDTNKDGTITRHEYTNLISSQAPDLSSYAHALYDIYDANGDHHLGMQDLDALYSKMDSDGDGTVSKTDFYTFWNQTLHALAHLHGHGQHLVG; encoded by the exons ATGATTTCATCCTTGCTTGTTATTTTTGGGGCAAGCACAACTATTTACTG TCAAAACCATGGACACCATGAGTTTACAGAGGCCCAGTACCAACAGCACATAACCGAATTATGGACGGGCAGTAACTATGACAACAATGACGTCCTCTCACTGGTGGAACTCCATGACGTATTTGTCCACTATGACACAAACA agGATGGAACGATCACACGCCACGAATACACAAATCTCATAAGTTCACAGGCACCAGATCTGTCGAGCTATGCGCATGCGCTCTATGATATATACGACGCCAATGGTGACCACCATCTAGGAATGCAAGATCTTGATGCACTCTACTCCAAAATGGATAGTGATG GAGATGGTACCGTAAGCAAAACTGATTTCTATACGTTTTGGAACCAG ACCCTACATGCTCTCGCTCATCTACATGGGCATGGACAACATCTTGTTGGATAG